The genomic stretch ttttaaaaaaggaaaagaaagtttttatttttgtgtttttttctttttaactgaAGTTGCCTGAAGGCTGTTCTGGATTGTTCCAGCCCAGATTAACTCCTGGATACCAGGCCTGGGAAATAATCCTGAAACCTTTCAGTCCCAaacccaatatgaagtggctccacctaAATCCAAacggttttggctttggttgagaaaattgattTAGTGCGGTTTTAATAGGGACTCAAAACTGTCATTATGTtagggataataccctatgaacgagtCAGTTTTGGGGAAATAATTGCCCGACAGGGTGGTTGCCCGAAGCTGAGGCTGTTTACCACACTGAATGGCTATTATTTCCTCATAATTGACTTGTTCATATGGTATTATCCCAGTTATATCACGgctaacttgccaaagtaatgtagctatggacaatttatttttagtttaggaACACATTTATTAATAGAAACGCAATGGGAATGGGAGAAAAAATTGTCCCTGTtgctgagggggaaaaaactcTTCACGCAGCCTAAAACTGCCTGCTGCAACTAAAGGCCAACTGCATCACCGCCAAAGAAAAGTTCACTAGCTCACCATCGCTGAAAGGAAATAAAACTTCAGGCttttaactaatgttagcttgcAAAATAATAGTAAGCAATTTTAAATTTGACGCTGTATTCCAGACATCAGTGCTATGTTGTCAAAATCAGTCCCGCAAGAcgacattttaaattattacgGACCTCACGCTGTATGTCGCTAGTTTACAGAGAATTCTATGTACTGAATCagtgtactgaatatattttagtaTCTCAGGGCGTTATATGTCCAAATATATGTCTTTACGCTTGCAGCACTCTGTTGTTTTACTTATTTTGGTGACCTATTTAGCACATCAGGTCAATGATTTTGTGATtcctttgtgtttgtttctatgTGTCCCTAGAGACCCATTATTTGCTATTGTGTTTAGTAGTTTACTTCAGTTTTATCAACCCCCCCACCTCGACATTATGTGCAGTTTTATGattggccactaggctacaaacTCTGAACAAGTCTGTTCTCTGCCTTTTGTCTTGAAGTGTGCTCCAACTCTTTTTCCTTGAGTTAAACCACTCTTGAAATCATTCTTGGACTCGTTGTTTCAGAATTTTGCCAGTTGTTCAGTGCCCCTCCTTTTCGAAATGTTTGCTGTAGTGTGCAGGCACATCTGTTCTTGTTAACCgttacagaatgtttttttgtttttttaggacAATAACCATCACGGCCACCATgctgcatttcatattttttcctgtAATCATTCAGGGCATGATAACAAACTCCAAAACTTCATAGACTGTGTGAAATGCTTTCTACAAGGTGTTGatatgacagccaatcagaagtcGGATAATctctttttaaagaaataatgtaacataatcCTCTTGGCATCAGTATTGTCATGAAACAATTAGCTCAATCTGTATTCTCACTGATTGCTTCTCATGTTCCATTTATGTCTTTACTGTTGTACCTTTTACCAATTTATTGGAGGAAGCTGGTTCATCAGATGTATATCCCTTTCTCCCTGTCATTATCAGATGAGGTGTTTGAGCAGCTGCGGGTAGAACCATTCTCCAGCCCCCCTGAGCTCCCAGACGTAATGAAGCCCCAGGACTCTGGCAGCACTGCTAACGAGCAGGCCGTCCAGTGAGGAATGAAAGGAGCAGGAAttggtggggagggagaggcagatggGGTGAGGAAGAACAAAgtctgagggggaaaaaaaggaggaaaGGGGAGTTATTGTGGAAGCGGCAGAGGGAAGTGATACGCTGTATCATCTTCATCTAAAGTATCACTCTCTATTACCCCAGAATACTAAGCAAACATGCATTCTATTAATGCCTTTCCCCAATCCACCTCAGCACACAAATGCACGTTTAGATTTGCATAAAATCAACCTGAAAACTGGCATATTGCTATCAGTTATACAGGAGAAACAAGGAACAGATAATTTGCAGTAACATGTAAACTGATGCGTCTAGTTTTGGGGGGTAGGATGACTAaatatgtaatgtgtttgtgtgtgtttggtattttggggaggattgcagttatactgtgttatgataattatgattattCTTATTAGTAAGGATTGTAATGATTTTAAGGGAGAATATACTGGGGAAGgggcgtgttgtgtgtgttagcctACCTAGAGAAAATGTGCATGAAACATAGAAATATACACAAAACTGGACCCTGGTCAGTTTCACACACAAGCTGTTGCAAAAAATCTTTCACAGAAGTTGACCATTTCAATGTAAAGCTCTGCTGTTTTACAGATTTCTCTTAAGGTTTGGTTTCTTGctgtcttgtattgtcttacaCATCAGTTCTCCACCCTGGTCTTTGGAGTTTCCATGGGTGTATTATTTTGTTCCAAGTTTACTGTCCTTATTCAGATAATTGGCATGGTCTATATGTAATTGaagcttttaaaatgttttagttATTAAATTGTGTCAAAACATGTTCAAAAATTTATATAAGTGTTTGTGCTCAAACCAAAGACACAATGTCAGTAAAACTTGTGACATTTGGAAAAATATGTGTCAAATTTAAAGATTAGCTTGAACTCCTGGTCCAGATGGAGAActgataatatacagtactaatCAAGTAATTATCAGTTCTTTGTAGCACATTTAACACTGACTGGCACAGACCAGATTTGGAGATTGCTTTTGCTCTTCTCCCATGTATACTGTGTCATGTGACAGAACTTGAGTTGGACACCACAGTCCTGCAACTAAATCTGTAACTTTGTGAGTTGAATAAAgactgctttttctttttcagttgctTTAGGCTTTATCTTGTGGCTCGGCTAGAATTGTTCAAGTCCAAGTTCATTTCAGGGAAGGCCATGAATAATTACAGAacagtaatgaaaatgaataatgaattgtaaacaggtggtaagagcagtcgtctggcagggttgccttgcatggcagccaatcgccgtgtgagtgtgtgacaatGAGAAGCATCCATTGTATAatactttggataaaggcactatataaacacAGACCATTTAATTTAAAGATTTTAGAATATAAAAGAGAGTTGACATAACATGACTTGGTTAAAATAAGGAACGGCacttcttttttaattaaaccgTAACGGCAAACAGTTGAGAATGGGAATTAAAAGCgagtttttcaaaaatgtgattttaaagGACTTTAAAGAAATTAATGTCTTGGGAACTCTGATGTTCTGTAGTGAAGGATTCCACaatttgggggtctgcagacaGGGTTTGATcaccttttgtttttaaaatgacttcCAATAAGAAGGCATTTTAATGACCATAGAATTCAACATGGTACTTAATCAATCAGAAATTCAGAGATGTACTCGAGCATGGCCagcttataaaataaaataatttatattaatataaaagtagtgaaatgtgttgtttttgccATATACTTTAGCCATTTGTATTTGTGGTCAAAAGATTGATATGAGACCGAAGTAAATcagatttttatgtttttaacatGAAAAGTTAATTATGATGTGCAAAAAGGACCCGTGGGggtggcactgccgcctcacagcaaggaggtcctgggtttgaatccccgtcggccggggcctctcggtgcagagtttgcatgttctccccgtgtctgcgtgggtttcctctgggtactccggtttcctcccacagtccaaagacatgcaggctaggctgattggagagtctaaattgcccataggtatgagtgtgtgagtgaatggtgtgtgtgccctgcgatggactggcgacctgtccagggtgtattcctgcctttcgcccaatgtatgctgggataggctccagcccccctgcgaccgtgttcaggataagcgggttaagataatggatggatggatggaaaaaggACCCATGCCAATGTAAAACTACTGCCATATGATTTCATTTTCTGAAAGATTATTGTGGCTGGTAAAAGTTTTGATTGGCTTGTGAGTTTCACATTAACTGCTTCTCATAAGATTCACAAAAATATGGTGCAGCTGTTTTGCTACCGTAACTGTCTTGATTTACTGGAAATCCATAGCAAAAGCTGGCTGCATTCCATTTATATCTGCCAAACACTGTTCTTTAGTCCAGAATATGTTTCTTCTATGAGCACTATGAACTATGGTTCCTTAGGTCCTGCTGAGGAATGCAGGTATATGGAAAGAATGCTTCATCATTCTTGTTAAATgacaaatacagtgcagtccaaaaGTATTacttccctttttatacatagtatatAGCAGTGGTCCCCAAACTCggtccaaaaataaaatgctggttttcattccaaccatcATTTAAATCTCAGcattttaacaagcagttaatttgGCTTAATTAGGGGCTTCATGTTTCAATGGATTGTGCCTGCCATGAAGTATAGCATTCCCAAGTTCATGGTctcattttattaataattaacacCAGACAGGTTTGGCTCTTTATAATTTCCTTTATCTGGATTTGTTTCATTATCTTCCTGATGGTTAGTTTTAGGAGGCAGGTGTCCACACTTAAGAGTATGTGGACCCCTGCATATTGATTCAATTCAGGCTTTAATTTAACAATTGACTTATTTTATGCAGTTGTTtgtaatatagcacaataagcgcAATATGAAGTTGGGAATTGTATTCTTCATGCCATGCATAGCTAAATCTGACAAAATATGGCTTACTTAACCAGCTTGCAATTTGTCAGTTAAAAAGCAAGTTAAATGGCTTGTCTCAACTACTAAAGTAGATGCTTTATGAATCAATTAGACCGCGGTTTTCTTAGCTCGTTGCTATTACACAATAGTCTGCAACTCACATAATTGTATGTATGTTAATAAAGGGCCACATCAAGGCCTAAAATTCTGCATAGTCTGCCAGCCTGCCTTTAAATTACCTGCATTTCTTTGTGTAATTTCATTAAGAAAAGGACAATTGCTCTTTGTTTGGGTTTCACAGTATGCCTGTCTCAATAAGCAAGTTATTTCAAGAGAGGTTTTGGCATTTAGAATATTTTTGGCATACTAGAAAATACCCTGCCGAATTCTCGAAACATTAGAGTCTatgtttttctgtaaaatgtatttcaatatcATCCTCTTCTATCCTGTGGTTTATACTGTTACCTCAGCACAAGATCTCATAAATGAGAACAAAGTGACATGAAAACAGATGTGGCCCCTTTCTGATTTCCTGATTTCCACTGAAtgctttcagatctttagacaaaatgtaatataggGGAACACGAGTAAAAACAAAACTCTCttgttattatttaatttacttaatttactGTCAAACCCCCCTATCCCCCCTGTGAaaattttatttcccttttgtACAATCTATTAACAGCATTTAGCCAGAATTATTGCAACCAAATGGACGgctcatttcaggtcctgccactgCATCCCTATTGGGTTCAAGTAAAGACTACGCCATTCCTAAGCCTCTGACACTCCACCAAACCGcaatgagagccattatcttCAAACTGAGAACACTTGGAACaatggtgaatcttcccaggagtggtcAGCCTGCCACAATTACTCCCAAGGGTGCAGCGACAACTCAGTCAAGTCacaaaagatcccagaagaaTATCAAAATAACTGCAGGCCTTGGCCTTAGCCAAGGTCAGTGTCAGGACTTCAcaataagaaagaagaaaggcaCTGGGCAAAAATTGGATTCATGGGTGAGTGGCAAGCCAGGAACCACTGCTAACCAAACATCAACACTCATCTCACATTTTCACCTGGATGATCCTTTTGGGACAATGTTCTATAAACAGATGAGTCAACAGTGGAACGTGCATCATTTGACAGTAAGAACATCgcaccaacagtcaaacatggtggttgTCGTGTGAAGGTGTGGGGATCCTTTGCTGCCTCAGGTCCTGGAGAACTTGCCAGTATTGAAGGAACTGAATTCTGCTATGTATGAGAAAATTGtcatctgtctgtgagctgaagcATAATTGGGTTATGCAGCATGACAATAAGCCAAAACGAGACCATATCTGAATAgctgaaaagaaagaaatttaTGTTTTGGAGTGACATAGAaaaagtcctgacttgaacccaatgTCAGGACCTGAAAATGACAGTTCTGCAAAAAAGTGAGATAAAATTAttccacagcgatgtgaaagactgatattaaATTACAGGAAGTATTTGAGTGAATTGCTATTATTGCTGCTACAgcaaaggtggtgcaaccagtcatttacattattggcatttggcagacactcttatccagagcaacatacagttgattagactaagcaggagacaatcctcccctggagcaatgcagggttaagggtcttgctcaagggcccaacggctgtgctgatcttattgtgactacaccgggattagaaccaccgaccttgggtgtcccggtcctttaccttaaccactacgctacaggccgccccattaaGTTTAAAGGAATGCACCAAAAtcttgggaaatatacctttttttcccTACTTGTTCACAAGATGTTCCATtttataggagtcagtagcctacctccttcaaagtgacaCCTTACAACAACTCCGAAGCGGTCTTATTTACATGAGGTatcatgtatttgaaatacatgtgcgggaaaataaatgtaagaacgagagatgttgtttttggagaagttagATGGTTGGAGCTATAACTGCTGAATACACGTATTGTTccatcttccgctggttgagcgcagtgaaGGTAgagcaccttctgaaggtagagtTAGATCTGGGCTACTgataggctactgactcctataggatTCTTGTAGTCTGTAACGCTAAGCTAGCATGTTCTGTTAACATGGAAACAGAGTGaatgtgaatgcacaaaaataatcaatatgtcccaaaatgttggtgtattgcTTTATGGGGccattactttttcacaggggtgttatgggtgtttgtgtttttcaacttttcatatcatcctggagcttttgatttctgttccatactgatccaagtaaaacaattgcaattttagTAGAAGCGTGCCTATTTCAGTGgctaactgctatttttccatgtttttgtaaaacaatttcCCATTTTGCATAGTTATTGGATGACCACAGATGGTGGACgtggagggggaattgggctctgggggcagggttagacAAATGctctttgcaaatgttttgtgggCATTTTAGATACTGATACCAGGAATAGAAAGCTGATGCGTATGGgcctttaaataaatgaaatatgaatttgacAAATGCGTTTTGCATTTACACCGGTTCCCTTTGTGTAATATTACATGTTGCCCATATCTGAAACCATTTAGTGTGACATGCAGTAACAGAGAAAATCAGGACggggcaaatacttttacaTGGCACGGTATATTTACAATGTACAATTTACAAATCCAGTCACATAGCAATGGCATTAGTTAATGCCCAGAAAACCTCtctgaaaagctgaaattttgaagaaaaaaaaatatcacaactaaaaatactatgtaaaacaaaaacaaagcacattttagCTCAAATGTAAAGGCAATTATTGCGCTAAAAacaaaagtgtaaaaaatatatatatatttagtggaacattttcttttttttcttttttttttactccaaaAGCTGGAGACTACCCACTATATTTCTCTCACATTTCTATTTTGTCAAGAGGctgttatttttgtcatttatgtcATTTTGCCCACAAACAGCACTTGCATTTGCACAACCTCAGATCCATTTATTTTACTCTATTGTTAATATTGTACATCTGTCAGTGAGTAAAACACACCATAGAGTTAACATAAGCTACACTACCCTGCATGCAAGCCTATCCACTGTTTGGTGACTGGGTGTTACGGTCTTCAGCTAAGCTGGATATTGCTCTGGCCAGGTTATTAATAGCTTCTATCTTTCTTTCCTCCAAAGCTTTCTGTTGCATCCACAAGTCCATCTTCCTCTCTTGCAGTTCTAAGTATAACTGCAATACATCTTGGGGAGggcgagaggagaggggggcaggtggTGTAGGAAGGATTGGGGTATATTTTTTACTTGCTATAAAAGTGGCTAATTTACTCCCATTTAATGTGTCCTTCCCATCGAACTCATCACTGATTTTCCCCAGCACGTCATGCATATCATGAAAAAACTCCCAATGAACAATGTGAGCACCAAGTCTTTTGGCTCGCTCTGCATTTTTCCTGTAAGTTGACATCATATTCCTCCACTTGCTGTCACATTCATGGGATTTGACAGAAACATCTTCTCCTAAATCCTTCAGGCTCGCTGTCACCTTCTCAGCCACCATCGCCCAGAGTTTCTTCATCTTGCCCACTGGTCGATTGAAGTCGGCATCCATGGACAAACGAGTACGGACTAGTAGCCATGTTGCCTGTTGAGTCCAGACAAATTCTGAAAAGGAGGCAGGAGAGTGAAAATTTGGGAGGAATGGGAAATGTAtacgttttttattttaactacaACAGCTTCCAAATTGAACAGTATAAAATGAAATGCCCTGTGGACAATTAGCCAGTTAAGCAAGATGAACATAAGTAAAGTTCAGAGCAAGTTTAAAAGTAAGTTACTTTACAACCTCTATGACCACAAACCTTACTTCTTTGTAATATATATACTATTATTTGAGCATATCAGGTTGTGGTTGTAATTTTGACCTAAACCAATCAAAAGAGAGAAactgtttagctagctagtgtaaacaaaatatttttttaaacgaacGCTTACACGAAAAACACGGATTTCAATAATATGTGGCGAGGAACCCAAAGACAATACGGAACTGGAATAGTCAAATTCGCTTGTAGTTTCAATCCGTGGTTTTCTTGTAGCAAGTACCGAGGAGGTATCATGCTGcagctaactaacgttagctagttaccCTTTTTTGACTTCTCAATTTGAGTGTCCGCTGGTGGAATCTCAATGTCGTTTTCACTTTCCGTCGCCATCATTCGAGAGTTAATGCACTCGAGATCACCAAAAGTCAACCCTGGCTGTTTACGCaggaattaaatatgaatattgcaccgtagattttttttcctgcatCAACTACAACGATGATTATAACAACCACCTCGCTGCGCGCAGCTATCTGGGTGTTTTGCGGAAGGAATATAAGGTACATCgattctgggtaatgtagtctttCAAGTAGATTAATGTGAGAGGGATTCTGAAACTACTGCCGCTCAGGCATGGATGTTGAGACCAAAGAACGTACTATCTGGAAATAAACAAGAGGCTctgtaaatagttttttgtACGTAAATCACAATAACAACGTCAATCTCATAATAACTAGTGAGGTTACGAATTATTCCGAGAACATGTTACGAGTCCCGCTTCGAGTATCGTTTTCAGAAAATCACGTGCACGATGGCAAACGAGGGTTGTAGCTGCGTCCGAAATCGCATACTATCTTACTATTTAGGACGTCAAAATAGTATTAGTATGTCCGAAACCACCGCAAAGAGTGTGCTAAAGCTACCCTGCCACCCTACATTCAATGCAATATTAATGTGCGAACACTAGACAATATTCTAGCACGAGTATCCCACGGTGCACTGCATTGTCCTAGGTCAAGACCCAAGCAAACAGAAGGGCGGTGTTCCAACCAATTGGTTATTGCTCGTATAGCTACTAAAATCGCCGTATGTAGCCTATGCAAAATTATAGTAGACTATCGGTTCCAGAGCCaaccgtttaaaaaatgggatggtatccgtttacaaaaactgatgatttgtcacatccctacctcGTGTGGTGTCCTTATAACGATATGAGTGCATTCGATCACACCGATTACATTTGGGAACGCCCTGCAAATTGCGCGTTAATGTTGGCTTATTCAGCTGCAGTGTAGGGAAACCGTATGTATCGTTGGGTCATTCCAATTATGCCATCCCATACGGATGGCATAACGAGGCTCAATGatatcaaaataaacaaaatcggCACATAAGCCAGTCATCATCTTGGGCCGGAAAATCCTTGTGGTCCCTGAACACCCTTTCCATCCGAAGCCTGCCATTGGCAAAGTCCTCCAACAGTGCTAAAGCAGCCGTGTCATCACTTGCGCATGGTCATCGCCCAGCCGTTTTACAACCCTTTCACAAATAGTGAAATTGCTCAACACTTTGAATCAATCAGTGTGGACGAATTGATGACCCAAGTCCATTaagaaaatgaatttaataTGAAGTCCAAATAATCGAGTGAAATTGTCATTAGAACATATTGTCTGTATTTCACTGCCTGCAGGGTCGCTATTTCCCTCGGCCTCCATAATGTGTGTACGCATGGGTCAAAGTTTCCGTAAATGTAAGTTTTTGTAAATTTATAAATCCTAATTTATGCTTAGAAAGTTGGTACGCACAAGCCCTTTTTTCTGCTTACGCAAtggttataaatgaggccccagatgACTAGAATGAGGAGCCTTGTGTTAACAGAGGGAATGCTGAGCTAACTGTAGCTAGCTCCCAGCAACCCCTTCTTTTCCCACACCgcagttcactcactcatatacagagccattgtgatggagggCTGTACATCCTGTTCAGCTAATACAGGCACAGGTGAGCAGAAGAAAGGCTCTTGTGTGATAAGACAGGGGAAGCCCACTGATCGGTTCTGTGACCACTTCTGCACtcccttgtggggctgcttcaaacagtcagcactggccaggtctgagtTTAACACCAGAATATAGTTTCCTCTCTCTGATTATACTGTAGTGCTTTTACATCAGGAGCAACAGTAGCACTCTGTTTCACTCCTGTGGTTGCAGAGTGTAATGGCAGATTGTGTGgtgtatggagagagagagagagcactcgAAGCAGAACCCATAGTGGTTCCTCTACAGCCAAACAACACTTAATTCTGGAGGATTTTGGAGGGAGATTAATCCTTCATTACTGATTCAAATTTGGCTGAAATTATACAGAAAATAGACTTCAATAACCATTAAAAGGCCTCCTAAAACATGGCTAAAAAGAAGACCAATGCTTTCCCTTGCCCCTACAtctaagaaaaagaaagagagatataTCTTTTGGTGTATCAGTTTTTTCCCAGCTAAGGTGAAAGTGCGGTTAGTGGAGCTCATGGAGCTGGATGTGGACTTTGGGAAAGAGCAAGAGGAACACTGCTGGGAGTGGGAgagcattcctccctccctgtgctctTTATCAGTGGAGATCAGATCTGGCTTCAGCGTCACTTACGCTGTGCATTTTtgtgatgcatttttaaagatGTGTCAGTCATCACATGTGACAGGATATAGGCTAAGATTctataaaatgcatgtcttaTGAATTCTTCTTTTGTATGTTCTGATGGAGGTTAAAGTATCCGGGAAGGCCCACACATGTTaaaccacacatgcacaggtaatGATTCACATGTATGTCTGTGCAAAATAATGTGAAGTAGAGCAATGTAATGGTGAGTTTTTTGTCACCATGAGCAGGTCCTTCCTTCACATTTTAAACTATAGTTTTCAGATGATTAGAATGAGCAgccttcaattcaattcaattcgaTTCAattggggcagcttgtagcgtagtggttaaggtacatgactgggacccgcaaggtcggcggtttgattcccagtgtagccacaataagatccgcacagctgttgggcccttgagcaaggcccttaaccctgcattgctccagggagggattgtctcctgcttagtctaatcaactgtacgttgctctggataagggcgtctgccaaatgccaataatgtaattcaattcaattttatttgtattgctcaAAACTGAAAAGGACTCATTCCTGCCGTCTGGAACCACCGCAGCCGAACGGTGTGGGTTTCCTGGATCGCAGTATCCTTCGGTCAGGGGAACAGGGCTGCACTATGGAGAGGAGAAGGCACAGCACCAATTACCCAACTGTGGACTGGACAGAACGGGACACACTCAAGCTTGCGTTTGATGGTGGTGCGTGTCCCTCACACCACTGGGGCTCCACTCCCGCTCACCTTCTGCCCAGCCCGGGGCTCGCTGGTCAACTCCAGCTGCCTTCTGTCTCACAATTCCACAGCCATCACCACCGGCCCTCTTCACTCGCCCACCGACACGGTGTCAGGTCTGCCGCCCCACtgccacactcacacctaccccAGCCGCACCGGCAGCAGCTGGAAGACAACAAAAAATGGACGGGGAGACCACCTTGGGGCCAGCTTAGTTAGCTCCTGGTGCATGAAGTTAACAAAACAGCCTTTTCCTCCCCTAAgtaatttctcctttgccaaattccatttgtgccctctcattctgctgactgaactcaccctgaagaatcgcctatccctgtgggactccacttcccacaataccctgcttggataaggcccctcctactactactctgTCCTGTAGCCAATTCCAAACCCACCCACATTTTGACAATAAGTA from Conger conger chromosome 2, fConCon1.1, whole genome shotgun sequence encodes the following:
- the LOC133121562 gene encoding uncharacterized protein LOC133121562; this encodes MMATESENDIEIPPADTQIEKSKKEFVWTQQATWLLVRTRLSMDADFNRPVGKMKKLWAMVAEKVTASLKDLGEDVSVKSHECDSKWRNMMSTYRKNAERAKRLGAHIVHWEFFHDMHDVLGKISDEFDGKDTLNGSKLATFIASKKYTPILPTPPAPLSSRPPQDVLQLYLELQERKMDLWMQQKALEERKIEAINNLARAISSLAEDRNTQSPNSG